From the genome of Pelosinus fermentans DSM 17108:
AATAAAATAGCTACTCCATTTGTATTCTTCTATCTTTTTAACTATCCCTGCTTTGACTGGATTGTTATGTATGTATCTTACTGCCGACAATAGATATGCATCATTTTCAATTCCTTCGCTCTTAAATCGATCTTGAAAGAGATGTCCCGTTCGAACGTATTTTTTATTGAAATAGTAGGCGTAGCTTATATTAATTCTTTTCATAATCCGTCCGATTTCATCGCTACCCTCATTGATTAGGAGATGTACATGATTGTCCATTAAGCAATAAGCATATATAGCAAATTTTCGATCCTTATTTTTTTCACTTAGAATCTCTATAAAACGGTTTTTGTCTTCCTCATCAAGAAAGATATTCTTTCTTGCATTTCCCCGGATCATCACATGATAGATTTTACTTTCACTTAATTGCCTACTTTGTCGTGGCATGCAAATCTCTCCCTCTTTGGTTTTAGGGACATTGTATCACTTATATTTTAAAGAGTCAAAGAACCGTCCCTCCGACTCTTAGCTTAAGAACAAGGATATTGGCGTTAAACATCTAATTAACTTACTATCATAATACGAG
Proteins encoded in this window:
- a CDS encoding REP-associated tyrosine transposase; this translates as MPRQSRQLSESKIYHVMIRGNARKNIFLDEEDKNRFIEILSEKNKDRKFAIYAYCLMDNHVHLLINEGSDEIGRIMKRINISYAYYFNKKYVRTGHLFQDRFKSEGIENDAYLLSAVRYIHNNPVKAGIVKKIEEYKWSSYFIFTETKNQNNSIDKRFILEMFSDDIEKSTKLFIDYSKIQDDGKFIDLQEENVEEKAIQTENQAKELIMHFLVKHNINSSDLKNRQKEDLRRDLINTLKRKSNLSIRQIAKLLDVDRNMVQRTK